Below is a genomic region from Rhododendron vialii isolate Sample 1 chromosome 5a, ASM3025357v1.
GAAGAGATCAGATCTGAACTTAGTGACCATTATCATCTCACTTTCTCAACGTCTCTGTCTCTCCGACAGTCCGACTCTCTCATCACCTCAGGTCCTCGGCtcaccgactctctctctcgcaGGTACCTCTATCACTTCCCTCTCCAGTCTCCACTTATCGTTATCTACTGACTactgtaattagggtttctgaaattagggttttgaccTGGTTTTTGTTACTAATATCTTAAATTAGTAACAacaaattagggcttttgttaagaaattagggcttttcacttttgttaccAATTTCTGAAATTAAGGCTACGCAATGGCTTTTGATGATTTTGTACATACACACCTGCACTAATTTCGTATATTAGTACACACATGCGCTGTTGATATTTCGTATATTCTAGAAATGGCCAGATCTTATGATTTTGTTATAGACATGCACTGTTGGTAGTTGATACTTGCTATAATGGCAAAATTGGTAGTTGGTACTTGCTATAGTGGTAGAATTGGTAGTTGCTACTTACTATAGTTTTAAATACAGTTTATTTTGGTATAGTTGCTACTTAGTACTTACTATAGTTTAAAATTGGTAGTtggtcaaattttgaaaacagtATTTATTTTGCTCTATTTGTGCATTCTAGGTTTTCTGCACATGTAAGTTATTAACTTATTTAGATGTTATTAACTAATATTCTAGTGTACTaattttctctgttttgttttcagttttttatagGAGATGGATCCTGAAAATATTCATTTTGACAATGAGGGTTTAAACCTTGACTCGGGTGATGATGGACCAACTCTACCACAGGGAAGGGAGTCTGTAGGTGAAGCTGCTTCAAACATTGCAGCAGGTTCTACTCCTATAGGCGTAACAGGCCGTAGCCAATCGGCCCAGTCTGGTGAAACACGGCGTCGCTCTTAGGTATGGAGACATTCAACCATAgttaaaaactttaaaaatgcACAGGGAATTGATATAGGAGCTAGAGCTGTATGTAATTATTGTCCAAATAATTATACCTGCGTAGGGCATCTTCAACGACATTtagaaaacaaacataaaaaatttaaacataccGTAGTTGGCCAAGTCAGTGGTGAATCTGGTGGTTTTGATTCCGTAGGTGGTACGTCGAATTTCGTATATTCTCAATCTAGTATGAGAGAGGGATTGGCCCGTTACGTAGTTGCAGCAAAACAACCATTTATGTTTGGTGATGATAttagatttgaatattttgtcaaaCATTATCTTAATCCTCTTTTTTCGAAAGTTTCTAGAAATACAACCAGAAGTGATTCTTTGAAAGCTTTTGTTGAAGTTAGAAGAATTTTGATTAGTGAAATTGCGGAAATTGGTAGTTTAGTCTCTTTTACTTCTAATTTGTGGAGTGGTCGAAATAATCTTGGTTACATTTTTGTGACAACTCATTATATAAACTCCAattggattttgaataaaaaaattattgctttccgTTTAAtggagtatcctcataatgctatgaatatttttcaatgtatatgggtgtttttagggagtttgaaattgttgatAAAGTTTTCAGTATTACTTTTGATAACCATTCTGCTAATACCAGTTCAATTGATTTgttcaaacaaaatttgactACTCCTCATGCTGGACAATTTTTTCACGTGCGATGTGTATGCCATATCATTAACTTAGTTGTGCAAGATGGTTTGAAACATATAGGAccacaaatagaaaaaattagagatgctattctttttattgctacttccccagctaggcaacaagaatttgaaggaTTGTGTGTAAGTTACAAcgttaaacaaaaacaaatcaaaactgaCGTGAAAACTCGTTGGAATTCAACATTTCTTATGTTAAAATCTTGTAGGAATCACACTAATGTAATTTCTGCTTATGTTAATTCCAAGTATATTCCCTGTTgagcaaaaatcatttttgttcaTCCTACTTACATTTGATGACCATTTGATTTCGGAGAATGTTTCAACTACGGTATTGTTCTTTTGATGTTTCATTCCAGCGGTTATATTGGTTGGGTCATCACAAGTAATATAAATTTCATTAAGAAGCCGCCGTGATGTAGGGAACTACTAATGAAGATTACGGTGTTCACCCATGGATAGCTGTGGTAGTAGGACTCAAGTCACTCAACTACCCCAAATTCACAAGCCCTAATCTAGGAACTAGCAGGATAGAAACCCTTGTACAAGAAGGGAAATAGAGATTGATTAAGTACACAAACAAATGACAAGAAACTAACCAGCCACGAGTTTGATCCAACCTCTCAGCCACAAAATGCCCGGGGAAGTTCTTCTCGAAGAGCTCAACATTCTCAAATGGATAGTGGATATATGCATATGGCATCGATCCACTCTCAAACCAACAATCAAACACCTGAAACCACAAACCACAAATTCTAcaacataaaacaaaacaaaaatgtttatAAAAGCTAGAACATGCTTTTAAGTTATGCACTCTGTGGCTTGGAGCTTGAAATTAGTGGCATTCACTTAAGTTATGCATTCTGTGGCTTGGAGCTTGAAATTAGTGGGGCATTCACTTTTGGGAGCATGAAAAAAGTTCTAAAAAATCTTGCTCAATGACCAAAACCTCCCCAAACAGCAAACAAAGCTTTTCTAGACTAAAACTGACACTTATAACCTCCAGCTCCGCAATTTATGAAATCAAGTATTCAGACTAGAGATGTGACTAGATGGCATCCTCTACAAGTTAACTATTGGAGAGAAAAAACTGCAAAACGAGGAACCATAAAATTCGAAGACAGATTTAGTGTTCTTACATCCTCAACGCGTCGAAGCACTCCAAAACTAGGGCCATGACTTGACGGGATACTGATATGATCAATTTTGTGACGATGCAAGTCAGCTACCTGTAAATGTaagtgaaagaaaagacaaGCAATTAGTAAAGCTAAATAAATCTCATAtggcaaaaaaaggaaaaatacacaaaaaaatatggAACTAAAAAAGCATGAGTTACAAAACCAGGCGAAGAACATTTTCCATCATCAAGAATCCAAGGTCAGAACATACAAAGAGAAATTTTACAAGACGGAATCAGCATTGCCAATTACCAGATGCAGAAATAGTTCTCATGCCATTCTGAGACTGCATATCCATTTCTTAAAAAGACTTGACACAATACAAAAGCAGCATTCTACAATTTAGACTAGCGTTTATAGACAGAAGATGGAGATACCACTTCCATTATCTTTATATTCTATAGCAATATAGTATCGTTTCAAATTAGAGGTCTCCTTATCGTTTCTCTCTTATGTGGCATTTTTCTGTAAatttattcttctctttttttcaatataaaacCCCCAAAACAGGAAATAAAATCACAAAAGgggattttacaagaaaaacaaCCATCAAGGAAACTCAATATAATTTGAAAAGGGAAGACATCTCTCTCTGACTTATGCAGATTATACAAAACCCATCCCCAGCCAGTCACATATGTACTCCACAACTATTGATCTATTCTATGCACAGCTCTCCCTTCTCCAGGTCCCTTATTCTCCTCGCCTCCTCTGACCATTCAAATAGACTACTACAGTACAACTATAAACGTTTTATTGGGGTAGGTTAACGttttgtgcataccgatgctctagactatcaatgaaggaagcatggtaatgtgcacataaattgatttgggtctctaggcctgccctctctgatgtcatttggctttgatttgggggcatggttctacaacaaaacgtccttgtagATCCTCTGTTCTTCGAGGTTTaagggggccactgtttcagtggtattctgagagcagccactttgtgcatctattgccaaaggttaagtctgtctccaatcatcccccgcccatacccccaatgattggagacTAGATGGGTTCTATTATGTTGTTGTATACAAAATCATGTTAAGACTTGACTGATAAGAATTAGACATTGATATAGCCAAACAAGAGAGCTAACCTTTACACCAGAAAGCTTTTCAAGTTTATCAATGGAATCCATTACTATTGTTTCCTCGCCGTCGTCACTAGTCCACACAGGAAGTGGCGTACCCCAGAATCTACTACG
It encodes:
- the LOC131325713 gene encoding isoleucine--tRNA ligase, cytoplasmic-like isoform X1, whose product is MDSIDKLEKLSGVKVFDCWFESGSMPYAYIHYPFENVELFEKNFPGHFVAERLDQTRGWLVSCHLFVYLINLYFPSCTRVSILLVPRLGLVNLG
- the LOC131325713 gene encoding uncharacterized protein LOC131325713 isoform X2, with product MDSIDKLEKLSGVKLTCIVTKLIISVSRQVMALVLECFDALRMCLIVGLRVDRCHMHISTIHLRMLSSSRRTSPGILWLRGWIKLVAG